A part of Gramella sp. MAR_2010_147 genomic DNA contains:
- a CDS encoding LD-carboxypeptidase yields the protein MQRRKFIQNIGIGGLLLPLNTHSFNSLKEFRLSSDTLLPEALIEGDTIGIVSPASAIFESEPYEIAKESFEAMGLKVKFGKNTRNRYGHLAGTDEERAEEFNEMFRDDSIKAVIALRGGSGAARILDKLDYEAIKNNPKIFLGYSDITALHMAIFEKTGLITFHGPVAVSSWNSFSYDYLKRLLFQKEAITYENPKNKGDELVQTKNRIRVINEGTVTGQLLGGNLSVLTGIMGSEYFPQDWKGKILYLEDVGEKIYAVDRMMSQLYLGGVFEQISGFVFGKCTDCDPGGSGYGSLTLEEVIDHYIKPLNIPAYSGAMIGHINDNATIPNGLEIQLNASKGTITMLSPAVK from the coding sequence ATGCAAAGAAGAAAATTTATTCAGAATATAGGGATTGGCGGACTTTTACTACCGCTAAATACACACTCATTCAATAGTCTTAAGGAGTTCAGGTTAAGTAGTGACACCTTACTTCCGGAAGCTTTAATAGAAGGGGATACTATTGGGATTGTAAGCCCCGCCAGTGCTATTTTCGAGTCGGAACCCTATGAAATTGCAAAGGAATCTTTTGAAGCCATGGGCTTGAAGGTAAAATTCGGGAAAAACACCAGGAACCGTTATGGCCACCTGGCTGGTACCGATGAAGAAAGAGCTGAAGAATTCAACGAAATGTTCAGAGATGATTCTATCAAAGCGGTAATCGCTTTGCGAGGAGGTTCAGGAGCTGCAAGAATTCTGGATAAATTAGACTATGAAGCAATAAAGAACAATCCCAAGATCTTTCTTGGATATAGCGATATTACAGCATTACACATGGCCATTTTCGAAAAAACGGGACTTATAACTTTCCATGGGCCGGTGGCAGTATCCAGCTGGAATTCCTTTAGCTATGACTATTTAAAGCGTCTTCTTTTTCAAAAGGAAGCGATCACCTACGAAAACCCAAAAAATAAAGGGGATGAGCTTGTTCAAACCAAAAATCGAATCAGAGTGATAAATGAAGGAACGGTAACGGGTCAGCTTCTTGGTGGAAATCTTTCTGTACTTACCGGAATTATGGGTTCTGAATATTTCCCACAAGACTGGAAAGGAAAAATCCTGTACCTGGAAGATGTAGGTGAAAAGATCTATGCCGTTGACAGAATGATGTCCCAGTTATATTTAGGTGGTGTATTTGAACAGATCAGTGGTTTTGTTTTTGGAAAATGTACCGATTGCGATCCCGGCGGAAGCGGTTATGGCTCGTTAACTCTTGAAGAAGTTATAGATCATTATATTAAACCATTGAATATCCCGGCTTATTCTGGAGCAATGATCGGGCATATTAATGACAATGCCACCATCCCGAATGGTTTGGAGATTCAGCTCAATGCTTCTAAAGGCACTATCACAATGTTGTCTCCAGCGGTGAAGTAA
- a CDS encoding SusC/RagA family TonB-linked outer membrane protein, whose protein sequence is MKLKTLMMAFLAVFQFATLSAQENSVNGLVTGSENGEPLMGVNVVIKDTNRGTVTDFEGNYQINVQSGETIVFSSLGFETQEIPYSGQSTLDVTLVADLESLDEVVVTSFGIEQEKKSLGYAVQEIDSEEIAKTKQQNLVSALQGQAAGVQVTNSGGAPGMSARIIIRGVNSLDPNADNQPLFVIDGVPIDNSTIESNGTPRGLSNRAADINPNDIESLNILKGAAATALYGVRAANGAVIITTKKGKAGRVRINLNSSVGFDEINQYPEFQETYGQGFSGVYDPTSFWPNWGPSMEEINQIDPDVRFHDIWSDAMRTGVQIDNNISISGGGENATFYGSIGKLDQEGIIPFSDWARTSAKLSGEVKFSEKFKFSGNINYTVSGGNRVPHDRFMERLVYWTPNHDVEDYINPDGTMNTYQNTNPIYDARFSTFEDEVNRTVGNLRFTYSPLEWLDLNYLIGTDYYSDRRTEITPGPLGIDGEVPLSSTGFITETRINSRDINSNFYITLKKDWNEKLNTTLRLGNDIFERDYERVDATGENFVIPRFYDLSYASQISNSQDKRKRRLVGVYGDLMLNYAETIFLNVTARNDWTSTLPIGNNSFFYPSVNLGYVFTESFEQPDWFTFGKVRGSWAQVGKDTDPYLIGQTYASPSIYPLGGQVGFTRFSQFGDLELKPEKTTAIEFGTDLRFFENRLGVDVTWYKSNSKDQIIPVPVSETAGFSTFVTNAGEIENRGWEFILRGTPIKQEDFRWDVSFNASYNKNEVKSIREGIEEIVVGGQFGYGGSSVTIKLLEGEPYGNIFGTSYSRLGADPNSIYLKEGLPIIIGENGFPDRNSSQLVLGNTTPKWIGGLKNDFTYKGFDFSFLVDFRAGVDQYNQYDNFFSAFGIAEYTLNRNETIVFDGVLADGSPNTQQVWLGQGEGPDGRNYGAGFYRNTYRTVSENFVQDAAFIKLRNVTLAYNFQENVLNALPFESARLSVAANNIILYTPWDGFDPESFSSGAGGNATGLTGLGYPGVRSLFFTLNLGL, encoded by the coding sequence ATGAAATTAAAAACTTTAATGATGGCCTTTTTGGCTGTTTTTCAATTTGCAACCTTGTCAGCACAAGAAAACTCTGTTAACGGTCTGGTAACCGGATCTGAGAACGGAGAACCTCTTATGGGGGTGAATGTTGTGATCAAGGACACAAATCGGGGAACCGTAACCGATTTTGAAGGAAATTATCAAATTAATGTTCAATCTGGAGAAACCATTGTATTCTCATCACTTGGGTTTGAGACACAGGAAATTCCATACTCAGGTCAATCTACTCTGGATGTCACTTTGGTGGCAGACCTGGAGAGTCTCGATGAGGTAGTTGTGACTTCCTTTGGGATTGAACAGGAGAAAAAATCACTTGGTTATGCTGTACAGGAAATAGATTCAGAAGAAATCGCAAAAACCAAGCAGCAAAACCTTGTAAGTGCTTTGCAGGGTCAGGCAGCCGGTGTTCAGGTGACGAACTCCGGAGGTGCTCCGGGCATGAGTGCTCGAATTATTATCAGGGGTGTTAATTCTCTTGACCCTAATGCAGACAATCAGCCACTATTCGTAATCGATGGGGTTCCGATAGACAATTCAACTATAGAATCGAATGGTACGCCTCGTGGACTTTCTAATCGTGCCGCTGATATTAATCCGAATGATATTGAATCCCTTAACATTCTGAAAGGCGCTGCCGCAACTGCTCTTTACGGAGTAAGAGCCGCCAATGGAGCTGTTATTATTACAACCAAAAAAGGGAAGGCTGGTAGAGTGAGAATTAATTTGAATAGTTCTGTGGGATTTGATGAGATTAATCAGTATCCGGAATTTCAGGAAACATATGGTCAGGGATTCTCGGGAGTATATGATCCAACTTCTTTTTGGCCTAACTGGGGTCCTTCAATGGAAGAAATCAATCAAATAGATCCTGATGTTAGGTTTCATGATATATGGTCTGATGCTATGAGAACCGGTGTGCAAATAGATAACAATATTAGTATATCTGGAGGTGGTGAAAATGCTACGTTTTACGGTTCAATAGGGAAGCTGGATCAGGAAGGAATTATTCCATTCAGTGACTGGGCAAGAACTTCGGCGAAATTAAGTGGAGAGGTTAAGTTTAGTGAGAAGTTTAAATTCTCAGGAAATATAAATTATACTGTTTCAGGAGGTAACCGTGTGCCACATGATCGATTTATGGAACGTTTAGTTTATTGGACTCCCAATCACGATGTGGAAGATTATATTAATCCAGACGGTACCATGAATACTTATCAAAATACGAATCCAATCTACGATGCTCGTTTTAGTACTTTTGAGGATGAGGTAAATAGAACCGTAGGTAATTTGAGATTTACGTACAGTCCGTTAGAATGGTTAGACCTTAATTATTTAATTGGAACAGATTATTATAGTGATAGAAGAACAGAGATTACACCTGGACCTCTGGGAATTGATGGAGAAGTTCCACTGAGTAGCACTGGATTCATAACAGAAACCAGGATTAACAGTAGAGATATTAACTCTAACTTTTATATAACTCTTAAAAAGGACTGGAACGAAAAATTGAATACAACCTTGCGTTTAGGTAATGATATTTTTGAAAGAGATTATGAAAGAGTAGATGCGACCGGTGAAAATTTTGTGATCCCAAGATTTTATGATTTAAGTTATGCGAGCCAGATTTCAAATTCCCAGGATAAAAGAAAAAGAAGACTGGTGGGAGTTTACGGGGACCTCATGCTCAATTACGCTGAAACCATTTTCTTAAATGTTACTGCAAGAAATGACTGGACTTCTACATTGCCTATTGGTAATAATTCATTTTTCTACCCTTCGGTTAATTTAGGATATGTATTTACTGAAAGCTTTGAACAGCCAGATTGGTTTACCTTTGGTAAAGTAAGAGGTTCCTGGGCACAGGTTGGTAAGGATACCGATCCATACCTGATTGGGCAAACTTATGCTTCACCTTCTATTTATCCTTTAGGCGGTCAGGTTGGATTTACCAGATTTAGCCAGTTTGGTGATCTTGAATTAAAACCTGAAAAAACTACGGCCATAGAATTTGGAACCGACCTTCGATTCTTCGAAAACAGGTTAGGAGTAGATGTTACCTGGTATAAATCTAATAGTAAAGATCAAATCATACCGGTGCCTGTTAGTGAAACAGCAGGTTTTTCAACTTTTGTGACCAATGCCGGAGAAATTGAAAACAGGGGATGGGAATTTATCTTAAGAGGAACCCCGATTAAACAGGAAGACTTTAGGTGGGATGTTTCTTTTAATGCGTCATATAATAAAAATGAAGTTAAAAGTATTAGGGAAGGTATAGAAGAAATTGTGGTTGGTGGCCAGTTTGGATACGGAGGGTCTTCCGTTACTATAAAGCTTCTGGAAGGTGAGCCATACGGTAATATTTTTGGAACCAGCTATTCCAGATTAGGAGCAGACCCTAATAGTATTTATCTGAAGGAAGGACTTCCAATCATTATTGGAGAGAATGGCTTTCCAGATAGAAATAGCAGTCAGCTTGTTTTGGGTAACACAACTCCAAAATGGATTGGTGGTTTAAAGAATGATTTTACTTATAAAGGTTTTGACTTTTCTTTTCTGGTAGACTTCCGGGCGGGAGTTGATCAATACAATCAATATGATAACTTCTTTTCTGCATTTGGTATAGCAGAATATACTTTAAATCGAAATGAAACCATTGTTTTTGATGGGGTGCTCGCCGATGGATCTCCAAATACACAGCAAGTTTGGCTTGGGCAGGGAGAAGGTCCTGATGGAAGAAATTACGGTGCCGGATTTTATAGGAATACCTATCGTACGGTAAGTGAAAACTTTGTTCAGGATGCTGCATTCATAAAATTGAGAAATGTAACCCTGGCATATAATTTTCAGGAGAATGTGCTCAATGCGTTGCCATTTGAATCGGCAAGGTTGTCTGTAGCTGCGAATAATATTATCTTATATACTCCGTGGGACGGGTTCGATCCTGAGTCATTTAGCTCAGGAGCCGGAGGAAATGCTACTGGTTTGACAGGATTGGGTTATCCGGGTGTTCGAAGCTTATTTTTCACGCTAAACCTTGGACTTTAA
- a CDS encoding SusD/RagB family nutrient-binding outer membrane lipoprotein, whose protein sequence is MKFKINKYKYVILAFAFLLVSCDDYLDINENPNNPTEAPLAGLMVNSTFETAQNTFRMGDIATNYVQYLASPNEASSSDIMEPVSYSGTWRALYNVMTDINDMILKAQNEEANHYEGIGQILMAYNLALTVDAWGDVPYSEGFNFVTVTPSFDDDAQLYTEILGLLDLGIANLSMETSTSVGNDDFIYNGDAENWIKFAYMLKARYLNHYSETGSYDPNAVLSALENGFESNADDAQMEYFEEEFNPWADVAIDNANLFLGGWISEQFIEALDGTTFGVEDPRLPLMVGATDDGEYIGTENGAGRGNAPEQGARSVLEEGDFYTTRQGPVLIATYAEQKFIEAEAAFGIDKARSYQAYLDGIRAHMEKVGVEASEIDAYINSDEVSMGVDAFTMQDIFKEKWVSLFLNPEAWVDARRFDYGYENFDLPENINPDLNGMFIRRLAYPDSEVSRNGNNVPDVTLLDPVFWDE, encoded by the coding sequence ATGAAATTTAAAATAAATAAATACAAATATGTAATCCTTGCGTTTGCGTTTTTGCTTGTCTCATGCGATGATTACCTGGATATTAATGAGAATCCTAACAATCCAACCGAAGCACCTTTGGCGGGATTGATGGTGAATTCAACATTTGAAACTGCGCAGAATACTTTCAGAATGGGTGATATAGCGACAAATTATGTGCAGTATCTGGCGTCTCCCAATGAAGCAAGTTCTTCAGATATTATGGAGCCGGTGAGTTATAGCGGTACCTGGAGAGCTCTTTATAACGTTATGACCGATATTAACGATATGATTCTGAAAGCACAGAATGAAGAAGCGAATCATTATGAGGGGATAGGACAAATTCTTATGGCTTATAATTTAGCTTTAACAGTTGATGCCTGGGGAGATGTTCCGTATAGTGAAGGTTTTAATTTTGTTACTGTAACCCCATCTTTTGATGACGATGCGCAATTGTACACAGAAATTTTAGGACTTCTTGATCTAGGAATAGCGAATCTTTCTATGGAAACCAGTACCTCTGTAGGTAACGATGATTTTATTTATAACGGTGACGCAGAGAACTGGATCAAATTTGCATACATGCTAAAAGCTCGATATCTCAACCATTATAGTGAAACGGGTAGTTATGATCCCAATGCTGTTCTTTCTGCTCTGGAAAATGGATTCGAAAGCAATGCTGATGATGCTCAAATGGAATATTTTGAAGAAGAATTTAATCCCTGGGCAGATGTAGCTATAGATAATGCGAATCTGTTTCTTGGAGGATGGATTTCAGAACAGTTTATTGAAGCTCTGGACGGAACCACTTTTGGAGTTGAAGATCCGCGATTGCCATTGATGGTCGGAGCTACCGATGATGGGGAATACATAGGTACTGAGAATGGAGCAGGTAGAGGAAATGCCCCGGAACAGGGAGCAAGATCTGTTCTGGAAGAAGGTGATTTCTACACTACCAGGCAGGGGCCGGTTTTAATAGCAACTTATGCCGAACAGAAATTTATAGAAGCTGAAGCTGCTTTCGGAATTGATAAAGCCAGATCCTATCAGGCATATCTTGATGGCATAAGAGCTCATATGGAAAAAGTAGGAGTAGAAGCATCTGAAATCGATGCTTATATAAACTCTGATGAGGTAAGCATGGGTGTAGATGCCTTCACAATGCAAGATATTTTCAAGGAAAAGTGGGTGTCTTTGTTTCTTAATCCGGAAGCATGGGTGGATGCACGACGTTTTGACTATGGCTACGAGAATTTTGATCTACCAGAAAATATTAATCCAGATTTAAATGGAATGTTTATTAGAAGACTGGCCTATCCAGATTCAGAAGTAAGCAGAAATGGTAATAACGTGCCAGATGTGACCTTACTGGATCCTGTCTTCTGGGATGAATAA
- a CDS encoding D-alanyl-D-alanine carboxypeptidase yields MVSLQIKNLKTSVYTSTIVKRLSLIIFISFILASCSAIKKTNKKIEADFRESRVFNQGFTGLAIYDPAENSMLYTHDADKYFTPASNTKLFTLYTGLKIIGDSIPALKYTIKGDSLIFRGTGDPSFLNPHLPESKVHGFLKHNAYKLFYAPPVYKEKRLGSGWAWDDYDSYYSAEKIDLPVYGNLLEIKFNKGSNTPTVYPKLFQDSIASVNPTDPTNKYTQRNIASNSMEFQDFKREENFTQYIPFNFSHKLITEIISDTINKPVEVYHGKLKSSDLENTVYSVSADSIYKRMMQASDNFIAEQILLMAADKVSDTLKTSIAIDYMKENYLQDLPDEPMWYDGSGLSRYNLFTPRSMVRLIEKIEEEIPTEKLFKILAVGGESGTLKNYYKAETPYIYAKTGTLRNNHSLSGFLITKKGRILIFSFMNSNYTVSTSELKEGMTKILEQVRDYY; encoded by the coding sequence ATGGTATCACTACAGATTAAAAACCTAAAAACAAGCGTATATACCTCAACAATTGTTAAGAGACTATCCTTAATTATTTTTATTTCCTTTATACTCGCTTCCTGTTCCGCAATAAAGAAAACGAACAAAAAAATAGAAGCAGATTTTCGTGAATCAAGAGTATTTAATCAAGGTTTTACTGGATTAGCTATTTACGATCCCGCAGAGAATAGCATGCTCTATACCCATGATGCGGACAAATATTTTACACCGGCTTCGAACACTAAATTATTTACACTTTATACAGGTTTGAAAATCATAGGAGACTCAATCCCGGCCCTGAAGTACACCATTAAAGGTGACAGCTTAATTTTTAGAGGCACAGGAGACCCTTCTTTTCTTAATCCTCATCTGCCAGAATCAAAAGTACATGGTTTTTTAAAACACAATGCATACAAATTATTCTATGCTCCTCCCGTTTATAAAGAAAAGCGACTTGGTTCTGGATGGGCCTGGGATGATTACGACTCTTACTATTCTGCAGAAAAGATTGACCTGCCCGTTTATGGCAACCTGTTGGAAATTAAATTTAATAAAGGTTCAAATACTCCTACGGTTTACCCTAAATTATTTCAGGATTCTATCGCATCGGTAAATCCAACAGATCCCACAAATAAATACACCCAAAGAAATATTGCGTCAAATAGTATGGAATTCCAGGATTTTAAGAGAGAAGAAAATTTCACTCAATACATTCCTTTTAATTTCTCTCACAAGCTTATAACAGAAATCATTTCGGATACAATTAATAAACCCGTAGAAGTTTATCATGGCAAATTAAAAAGCAGTGATTTGGAAAATACAGTTTACAGTGTCTCTGCTGATAGTATTTACAAAAGAATGATGCAGGCAAGTGATAATTTTATTGCCGAACAAATCCTGTTGATGGCTGCAGATAAAGTATCTGATACTTTAAAAACAAGTATCGCTATAGATTACATGAAAGAGAATTATCTTCAGGATCTGCCAGATGAGCCAATGTGGTATGATGGGTCAGGTCTTTCCAGATATAATTTATTCACTCCAAGATCGATGGTAAGGCTGATCGAGAAAATAGAAGAAGAAATACCTACAGAAAAACTTTTTAAAATACTGGCCGTGGGAGGCGAATCTGGAACTTTAAAAAATTACTATAAAGCTGAAACACCATACATTTATGCCAAAACAGGAACTTTAAGAAACAATCATAGTCTAAGTGGTTTCCTTATCACTAAAAAGGGAAGAATTCTTATTTTTAGCTTTATGAATAGTAATTATACGGTTTCAACTTCAGAATTAAAAGAAGGAATGACCAAAATACTGGAACAGGTAAGAGACTACTATTAA